The Sander lucioperca isolate FBNREF2018 chromosome 15, SLUC_FBN_1.2, whole genome shotgun sequence genome window below encodes:
- the pprc1 gene encoding peroxisome proliferator-activated receptor gamma coactivator-related protein 1 isoform X1 yields the protein MAARWGVGEETLTTCNMEFFPMDTLGETDGLHSAETLEALQSCLDPSILSIFEDTPTIETKGLDEESEATLLTALTEILDNVDDETLSPFDTLPDSDLLSGQKGRERSPLRRLLCLSRSPPEKDALCSARALSTGKSLPRILANSLQRSDGEEEEDGSLTLSPLSQNSSPCSDLLHWEGLTLPLPVTFEQEVEDGVSISLGDLVRHMHPYCMSIRMENDEGEQMLPEGGILLEVVDQGENGEPILAIPDMNLPVTLPPQEQASETEQDVFDEAEEVASDSSEHIVVDDEDEAPVKVAAPVTPDPCSDVKYEIIIKRQKEEIKEKSPSRRKKKKKCKKQCQPEPVEGRVLRSGTVRKTAQESPQKPEKRSVKEKKHKVPKVTLLTTPSSSSVNPKKLNRCQTKKQTEITTTTLLPESNVQVATSVSPRQEMALLNSNPEKSEPSCLPTTLSSKQPDEMPKQPALAPEKLEDSSAAPSAVLPPVSTESPAAVSSPATPQTPPVSEALPHVAPAVSEPKPKSLSLAEYRRLRQQKRPAPVEKQDDNSTKWPSLPELPKELLPIPCLPDPSPKDLRRPSPQAEVEEVRPAWQPRGPCAPPTPEALLVPPAYMVASSSKVSTVTPVSKQQTPEPSKPSLPQKPSAPAPNSVKNVPTHQHTTAQPAVPCVPQSSGSPTSLIAAAQFVSSANGKCPPVRSREKSGVDERPQSQPAFPKLVELTKTGPKTTTFKPTTETVSAPSAPQRTIVVSQKVPEVTAPMSLNNPNTPDGKFFKPTANGTQLCSSPAIHPSDSQSPKVEPVVLETKKKPTTAVKLQRAKSPTQELIEAFTSEIGIQAADLTSLLEQFEETQAKGEQCVPEVSGRAAAVGNSSVELVPEKTVVERVRANDLSSTAALTPPATPPHQMWKPLAPVALLGKSKVADASKSSPSKVIQIEARPLPSVRSRSKPTPAAATIAPELACMDHDYCLPNKGTSSGEPGKRWNVKQPSFITIKPIKQPGTTTTQTPSAALSLSAQSTTNPVVTTKTQEFPLTEPLDHRTDKIERSSVLETPDASPARQETDDTVKEGSPRREHFGRSYRRHAVSRTPSPRAGSKERTGGRSRKRRSHRSPSPMSSGSESDSHSSRSNTPAKKRYRLRHSESSSSSSSRSSSRSSTSVSCSPPRRWRYSYSSSRSGSWSGSRSRSRSPQRRAQCSRSRRLYSPSCMSSYGHSATTNVEEVRRRKEKAIEDRRVVYVGRIRGTMTQKELKERFSLFGEIEECTLHFRDHGDNYGFVTYYDTKNAFTAIENGGKLRKPDELPFDLCFGGRRQFCKTNYADLDSNREYEPLPAKSKFHALDFDTLLKQAQQNQKR from the exons ATGGCGGCGCGGTGGGGAGTAGGCGAGGAGACTTTAACTACGTGCAATATGGAATTTTTCCCTATGGATACACTAGGCGAG ACTGATGGGCTGCACTCTGCAGAAACTCTGGAGGCCCTTCAAAGCTGCTTAGACCCCTCCATTCTTTCTATCTTTGAGGACACGCCAACAATAGAG ACTAAGGGTCTAGATGAGGAGAGTGAAGCCACGCTGCTAACTGCCCTGACGGAGATACTTGACAATGTGGATGATGAGACCCTGTCCCCATTTGACACACTGCCTGACTCAGACCTGCTGTCAGGTCAGAAGGGCAGGGAACGCTCTCCG CTCAGGAGATTGCTGTGTCTGTCCCGTTCCCCTCCAGAGAAAGATGCACTATGTAGCGCAAGAGCCCTATCAACGGGAAAG AGCCTCCCCAGGATACTGGCAAACTCTCTCCAGAGAAGTGatggggaggaagaggaagatggcTCCCTCACTCTGAGTCCATTGAGTCAGAATTCCTCTCCTTGCAGTGACCTGCTACACTGGGAAGGTCTGACCCTCCCGCTTCCTGTCACCTTTGAGCAGGAGGTTGAAGATGGTGTTTCAATTAGCCTGGGGGACTTGGTCAGGCATATGCACCCGTACTGTATGTCCATTCGTATGGAGAATGATGAAGGTGAACAGATGTTGCCCGAAGGAGGCATCTTACTTGAAGTTGTGGACCAGGGTGAAAATGGAGAACCCATCCTGGCCATCCCAGACATGAATCTCCCGGTCACTCTTCCACCTCAAGAGCAAGCTTCAGAAACTGAACAGGACGTTTTTGATGAAGCAGAAGAAGTGGCCTCTGACAGTTCAGAGCATATAGTCGTTGACGATGAAGACGAAGCTCCAGTGAAAGTTGCAGCCCCTGTGACACCAGACCCATGTTCAGATGTGAAATATGAGATCATCATTAAAAGACAGAAGGAAGAGATAAAAGAGAAAAGCCCCTctcggagaaaaaagaaaaagaaatgcaagAAACAGTGCCAACCCGAACCTGTGGAGGGAAGGGTCCTTAGGAGTGGCACAGTAAGAAAGACGGCACAAGAATCACCCCAAAAGCCTGAAAAAAGGTCagtcaaagaaaagaaacacaaagtcCCAAAGGTTACCCTTCTTACTACTCCATCTTCTTCATCTGTAAATCCTAAGAAACTAAATCGATgccaaactaaaaaacaaacagaaatcaccaCTACAACACTATTGCCTGAAAGTAATGTGCAAGTTGCCACATCTGTGTCACCTAGACAGGAAATGGCGCTGTTAAATTCTAACCCTGAGAAGAGTGAGCCTAGCTGTTTACCTACAacattgagctccaaacagcctGATGAAATGCCTAAGCAGCCTGCTCTGGCTCCTGAGAAGCTTGAAGACTCATCAGCAGCTCCCTCTGCTGTCCTGCCCCCAGTGTCTACAGAGAGCCCTGCAGCTGTTTCTAGTCCTGCAACACCCCAGACACCACCTGTTAGTGAGGCCCTCCCTCATGTGGCCCCTGCGGTCTCAGAGCCAAAGCCCAAATCGCTCAGCCTTGCGGAGTACCGGCGGCTCCGACAACAGAAAAGGCCAGCTCCAGTGGAAAAACAAGACGACAACAGCACCAAGTGGCCCAGCCTTCCAGAGCTTCCTAAAGAGCTTCTCCCCATTCCCTGCCTGCCTGACCCCAGCCCTAAGGATCTTCGACGTCCCAGCCCCCAGGCAGAAGTGGAGGAGGTCAGACCTGCCTGGCAGCCAAGGGGACCGTGTGCACCACCCACCCCTGAGGCGCTTTTGGTGCCACCAGCTTACATGGTTGCCTCATCCAGCAAGGTTTCCACCGTTACCCCTGTTTCTAAACAGCAAACACCTGAACCTTCCAAACCTTCTCTGCCCCAAAAGCCCTCAGCTCCTGCCCCTAATTCAGTAAAGAATGTACCCACACATCAACACACCACTGCTCAACCTGCAGTACCCTGTGTGCCTCAGAGCTCTGGGTCTCCAACTTCTTTAATAGCTGCCGCTCAGTTTGTGTCGTCAGCAAATGGGAAATGTCCTCCTGTACGTTCAAGAGAAAAGAGTGGAGTCGATGAAAGACCCCAATCTCAGCCTGCATTTCCTAAGTTGGTAGAGCTTACTAAAACCGGTCCTAAAACCACTACATTCAAACCCACCACTGAAACTGTGTCTGCGCCCAGTGCTCCCCAGAGGACCATTGTTGTTTCCCAGAAGGTGCCTGAGGTTACTGCTCCTATGTCATTAAATAACCCCAACACACCTGATGGCAAGTTCTTCAAACCCACAGCCAATGGTACCCAGCTCTGTTCTTCTCCAGCTATCCATCCCTCAGACTCCCAGAGTCCGAAGGTCGAACCTGTTGTACTTGAAACTAAAAAGAAACCCACTACAGCAGTGAAACTCCAAAGGGCGAAGAGCCCCACACAGGAGCTGATTGAGGCCTTCACCAGTGAGATAG gtATTCAAGCTGCTGATCTGACCAGCTTGCTCGAGCAGTTTGAGGAAACCCAAG CCAAAGGGGAGCAATGTGTGCCGGAGGTCTCTGGTAGAGCAGCAGCTGTAGGAAACTCAAG TGTTGAGTTGGTTCCAGAGAAAACGGTTGTTGAGCGTGTGAGAGCTAATGACCTCTCAAGTACTGCAG CTTTGACTCCTCCAGCTACTCCTCCCCACCAGATGTGGAAACCCTTGGCCCCTGTGGCCCTGCTGGGAAAGAGCAAGGTCGCTGATGCCTCAAAGTCGAGCCCCTCCAAGGTTATCCAGATAGAAGCCCGGCCTCTGCCCTCAGTCAGATCCCGCAGCAAACCCACTCCTGCTGCTGCCACTATAGCCCCCGAGCTGGCATGCATGGACCATGACTATTGCCTCCCCAACAAAGGCACTTCCTCTGGGGAGCCCGGCAAGCGTTGGAATGTCAAACAGCCCTCTTTTATCACTATTAAACCTATCAAGCAACCCGGTACAACCACTACACAAACACCCTCAGCTGCTCTGTCATTGTCTGCCCAGTCTACCACAAACCCTGTGGTTACAACCAAAACACAAGAGTTTCCACTGACAGAGCCCCTGGATCACAGGACTGATAAAATTGAGAGAAGTTCTGTCCTGGAGACTCCTGATGCTTCGCCTGCTCGGCAGGAGACTGATGATACTGTTAAAGAAGGAAGCCCCAGGAGAGAGCATTTTGGGAGGTCCTACCGCCGGCATGCTGTGTCTCGCACACCCAGCCCCAGAGCTGGTTCCAAAGAGAGGACTGGAGGCCGGTCTAGGAAAAGAAGATCCCATCGTTCTCCCAGCCCTATGTCCAGCGGTTCAGAGTCGGACTCCCATTCCTCTAGATCAAACACACCAGCTAAGAAAAG GTATCGCCTCCGTCATTCTGAGAGTAGTTCCAGCTCCTCATCCCGTTCCTCCTCTCGGTCCTCTACCTCTGTGTCCTGCTCCCCTCCCAGGAGGTGGAGGTACTCGTATTCATCCTCTCGTTCTGGCTCTTGGAGTGGCTCCAGGTCGCGGTCTCGATCCCCTCAGAGACGAGCACAGTGTAGTAGAAGCAGAAGATTGTACAG TCCCTCATGTATGTCCAGCTATGGTCACAGTGCAACGACAAATGTGGAGGAGGTGAGGAGACGCAAGGAGAAAGCCATT GAGGATCGCCGGGTTGTTTACGTTGGTCGAATTCGGGGAACGATGACTCAAAAAGAACTTAAAGAGCGCTTCTCTTTATTTGGCGAGATTGAAGAATGCACCCTGCACTTTAGAGACCATGG GGACAACTATGGGTTTGTGACGTATTACGACACCAAGAATGCTTTCACCGCCATCGAGAATGGAGGCAAGCTGCGCAAGCCTGATGAACTGCCATTTGATCTCTGTTTTGGTGGAAGGAGGCAGTTCTGCAAGACCAACTATGCTGACCTGG ATTCGAATAGAGAGTACGAACCATTGCCTGCGAAAAGCAAGTTTCATGCACTAGATTTCGACACTTTATTGAAGCAGGCCCAGCAGAATCAGAAGAGGTAA
- the pprc1 gene encoding peroxisome proliferator-activated receptor gamma coactivator-related protein 1 isoform X2 codes for MAARWGVGEETLTTCNMEFFPMDTLGETDGLHSAETLEALQSCLDPSILSIFEDTPTIETKGLDEESEATLLTALTEILDNVDDETLSPFDTLPDSDLLSGQKGRERSPLRRLLCLSRSPPEKDALCSARALSTGKSLPRILANSLQRSDGEEEEDGSLTLSPLSQNSSPCSDLLHWEGLTLPLPVTFEQEVEDGVSISLGDLVRHMHPYCMSIRMENDEGEQMLPEGGILLEVVDQGENGEPILAIPDMNLPVTLPPQEQASETEQDVFDEAEEVASDSSEHIVVDDEDEAPVKVAAPVTPDPCSDVKYEIIIKRQKEEIKEKSPSRRKKKKKCKKQCQPEPVEGRVLRSGTVRKTAQESPQKPEKRSVKEKKHKVPKVTLLTTPSSSSVNPKKLNRCQTKKQTEITTTTLLPESNVQVATSVSPRQEMALLNSNPEKSEPSCLPTTLSSKQPDEMPKQPALAPEKLEDSSAAPSAVLPPVSTESPAAVSSPATPQTPPVSEALPHVAPAVSEPKPKSLSLAEYRRLRQQKRPAPVEKQDDNSTKWPSLPELPKELLPIPCLPDPSPKDLRRPSPQAEVEEVRPAWQPRGPCAPPTPEALLVPPAYMVASSSKVSTVTPVSKQQTPEPSKPSLPQKPSAPAPNSVKNVPTHQHTTAQPAVPCVPQSSGSPTSLIAAAQFVSSANGKCPPVRSREKSGVDERPQSQPAFPKLVELTKTGPKTTTFKPTTETVSAPSAPQRTIVVSQKVPEVTAPMSLNNPNTPDGKFFKPTANGTQLCSSPAIHPSDSQSPKVEPVVLETKKKPTTAVKLQRAKSPTQELIEAFTSEIGIQAADLTSLLEQFEETQAKGEQCVPEVSGRAAAVGNSSVELVPEKTVVERVRANDLSSTAALTPPATPPHQMWKPLAPVALLGKSKVADASKSSPSKVIQIEARPLPSVRSRSKPTPAAATIAPELACMDHDYCLPNKGTSSGEPGKRWNVKQPSFITIKPIKQPGTTTTQTPSAALSLSAQSTTNPVVTTKTQEFPLTEPLDHRTDKIERSSVLETPDASPARQETDDTVKEGSPRREHFGRSYRRHAVSRTPSPRAGSKERTGGRSRKRRSHRSPSPMSSGSESDSHSSRSNTPAKKRYRLRHSESSSSSSSRSSSRSSTSVSCSPPRRWRYSYSSSRSGSWSGSRSRSRSPQRRAQCSRSRRLYSPSCMSSYGHSATTNVEEVRRRKEKAIEDRRVVYVGRIRGTMTQKELKERFSLFGEIEECTLHFRDHGPSYSAKANSDLFITGASWQQPQVALLKASHSSKLCTRPVITFTTLLTNGK; via the exons ATGGCGGCGCGGTGGGGAGTAGGCGAGGAGACTTTAACTACGTGCAATATGGAATTTTTCCCTATGGATACACTAGGCGAG ACTGATGGGCTGCACTCTGCAGAAACTCTGGAGGCCCTTCAAAGCTGCTTAGACCCCTCCATTCTTTCTATCTTTGAGGACACGCCAACAATAGAG ACTAAGGGTCTAGATGAGGAGAGTGAAGCCACGCTGCTAACTGCCCTGACGGAGATACTTGACAATGTGGATGATGAGACCCTGTCCCCATTTGACACACTGCCTGACTCAGACCTGCTGTCAGGTCAGAAGGGCAGGGAACGCTCTCCG CTCAGGAGATTGCTGTGTCTGTCCCGTTCCCCTCCAGAGAAAGATGCACTATGTAGCGCAAGAGCCCTATCAACGGGAAAG AGCCTCCCCAGGATACTGGCAAACTCTCTCCAGAGAAGTGatggggaggaagaggaagatggcTCCCTCACTCTGAGTCCATTGAGTCAGAATTCCTCTCCTTGCAGTGACCTGCTACACTGGGAAGGTCTGACCCTCCCGCTTCCTGTCACCTTTGAGCAGGAGGTTGAAGATGGTGTTTCAATTAGCCTGGGGGACTTGGTCAGGCATATGCACCCGTACTGTATGTCCATTCGTATGGAGAATGATGAAGGTGAACAGATGTTGCCCGAAGGAGGCATCTTACTTGAAGTTGTGGACCAGGGTGAAAATGGAGAACCCATCCTGGCCATCCCAGACATGAATCTCCCGGTCACTCTTCCACCTCAAGAGCAAGCTTCAGAAACTGAACAGGACGTTTTTGATGAAGCAGAAGAAGTGGCCTCTGACAGTTCAGAGCATATAGTCGTTGACGATGAAGACGAAGCTCCAGTGAAAGTTGCAGCCCCTGTGACACCAGACCCATGTTCAGATGTGAAATATGAGATCATCATTAAAAGACAGAAGGAAGAGATAAAAGAGAAAAGCCCCTctcggagaaaaaagaaaaagaaatgcaagAAACAGTGCCAACCCGAACCTGTGGAGGGAAGGGTCCTTAGGAGTGGCACAGTAAGAAAGACGGCACAAGAATCACCCCAAAAGCCTGAAAAAAGGTCagtcaaagaaaagaaacacaaagtcCCAAAGGTTACCCTTCTTACTACTCCATCTTCTTCATCTGTAAATCCTAAGAAACTAAATCGATgccaaactaaaaaacaaacagaaatcaccaCTACAACACTATTGCCTGAAAGTAATGTGCAAGTTGCCACATCTGTGTCACCTAGACAGGAAATGGCGCTGTTAAATTCTAACCCTGAGAAGAGTGAGCCTAGCTGTTTACCTACAacattgagctccaaacagcctGATGAAATGCCTAAGCAGCCTGCTCTGGCTCCTGAGAAGCTTGAAGACTCATCAGCAGCTCCCTCTGCTGTCCTGCCCCCAGTGTCTACAGAGAGCCCTGCAGCTGTTTCTAGTCCTGCAACACCCCAGACACCACCTGTTAGTGAGGCCCTCCCTCATGTGGCCCCTGCGGTCTCAGAGCCAAAGCCCAAATCGCTCAGCCTTGCGGAGTACCGGCGGCTCCGACAACAGAAAAGGCCAGCTCCAGTGGAAAAACAAGACGACAACAGCACCAAGTGGCCCAGCCTTCCAGAGCTTCCTAAAGAGCTTCTCCCCATTCCCTGCCTGCCTGACCCCAGCCCTAAGGATCTTCGACGTCCCAGCCCCCAGGCAGAAGTGGAGGAGGTCAGACCTGCCTGGCAGCCAAGGGGACCGTGTGCACCACCCACCCCTGAGGCGCTTTTGGTGCCACCAGCTTACATGGTTGCCTCATCCAGCAAGGTTTCCACCGTTACCCCTGTTTCTAAACAGCAAACACCTGAACCTTCCAAACCTTCTCTGCCCCAAAAGCCCTCAGCTCCTGCCCCTAATTCAGTAAAGAATGTACCCACACATCAACACACCACTGCTCAACCTGCAGTACCCTGTGTGCCTCAGAGCTCTGGGTCTCCAACTTCTTTAATAGCTGCCGCTCAGTTTGTGTCGTCAGCAAATGGGAAATGTCCTCCTGTACGTTCAAGAGAAAAGAGTGGAGTCGATGAAAGACCCCAATCTCAGCCTGCATTTCCTAAGTTGGTAGAGCTTACTAAAACCGGTCCTAAAACCACTACATTCAAACCCACCACTGAAACTGTGTCTGCGCCCAGTGCTCCCCAGAGGACCATTGTTGTTTCCCAGAAGGTGCCTGAGGTTACTGCTCCTATGTCATTAAATAACCCCAACACACCTGATGGCAAGTTCTTCAAACCCACAGCCAATGGTACCCAGCTCTGTTCTTCTCCAGCTATCCATCCCTCAGACTCCCAGAGTCCGAAGGTCGAACCTGTTGTACTTGAAACTAAAAAGAAACCCACTACAGCAGTGAAACTCCAAAGGGCGAAGAGCCCCACACAGGAGCTGATTGAGGCCTTCACCAGTGAGATAG gtATTCAAGCTGCTGATCTGACCAGCTTGCTCGAGCAGTTTGAGGAAACCCAAG CCAAAGGGGAGCAATGTGTGCCGGAGGTCTCTGGTAGAGCAGCAGCTGTAGGAAACTCAAG TGTTGAGTTGGTTCCAGAGAAAACGGTTGTTGAGCGTGTGAGAGCTAATGACCTCTCAAGTACTGCAG CTTTGACTCCTCCAGCTACTCCTCCCCACCAGATGTGGAAACCCTTGGCCCCTGTGGCCCTGCTGGGAAAGAGCAAGGTCGCTGATGCCTCAAAGTCGAGCCCCTCCAAGGTTATCCAGATAGAAGCCCGGCCTCTGCCCTCAGTCAGATCCCGCAGCAAACCCACTCCTGCTGCTGCCACTATAGCCCCCGAGCTGGCATGCATGGACCATGACTATTGCCTCCCCAACAAAGGCACTTCCTCTGGGGAGCCCGGCAAGCGTTGGAATGTCAAACAGCCCTCTTTTATCACTATTAAACCTATCAAGCAACCCGGTACAACCACTACACAAACACCCTCAGCTGCTCTGTCATTGTCTGCCCAGTCTACCACAAACCCTGTGGTTACAACCAAAACACAAGAGTTTCCACTGACAGAGCCCCTGGATCACAGGACTGATAAAATTGAGAGAAGTTCTGTCCTGGAGACTCCTGATGCTTCGCCTGCTCGGCAGGAGACTGATGATACTGTTAAAGAAGGAAGCCCCAGGAGAGAGCATTTTGGGAGGTCCTACCGCCGGCATGCTGTGTCTCGCACACCCAGCCCCAGAGCTGGTTCCAAAGAGAGGACTGGAGGCCGGTCTAGGAAAAGAAGATCCCATCGTTCTCCCAGCCCTATGTCCAGCGGTTCAGAGTCGGACTCCCATTCCTCTAGATCAAACACACCAGCTAAGAAAAG GTATCGCCTCCGTCATTCTGAGAGTAGTTCCAGCTCCTCATCCCGTTCCTCCTCTCGGTCCTCTACCTCTGTGTCCTGCTCCCCTCCCAGGAGGTGGAGGTACTCGTATTCATCCTCTCGTTCTGGCTCTTGGAGTGGCTCCAGGTCGCGGTCTCGATCCCCTCAGAGACGAGCACAGTGTAGTAGAAGCAGAAGATTGTACAG TCCCTCATGTATGTCCAGCTATGGTCACAGTGCAACGACAAATGTGGAGGAGGTGAGGAGACGCAAGGAGAAAGCCATT GAGGATCGCCGGGTTGTTTACGTTGGTCGAATTCGGGGAACGATGACTCAAAAAGAACTTAAAGAGCGCTTCTCTTTATTTGGCGAGATTGAAGAATGCACCCTGCACTTTAGAGACCATGG GCCAAGCTACAGTGCTAAAGCGAATTCAGACTTGTTCATAACTGGAGCGTCCTGGCAACAACCCCAGGTTGCTCTTTTAAAAGCAAGTCACAGCTCAAAACTATGCACAAGACCTGTTATAACCTTCACCACACTTCTGACAAATGGAAAATGA